In Nicotiana tabacum cultivar K326 chromosome 19, ASM71507v2, whole genome shotgun sequence, one DNA window encodes the following:
- the LOC107817772 gene encoding DUF724 domain-containing protein 7 isoform X3 — protein MGQREMGPTRQAGSLMFSVGENVEVSFDSDDRRDAWFPSTVLEHCGNNSFLVEIYRRASDKKAIVEKVIVDSFHIRPIPPLIVNKFSLLEKVDALYDYGWWSGVITRELDDSRYIVFFKHTNKEMELNDSDLRPHMDWKDGQWFTNAREVSIPSDSQTKGSNNCNDTCILQKNVPLGKSTTMNDISGERTRHSVKSIEDPNEKPSTDDISLEKSSPKVLSSCNAASLPAQELPKEGTETPKTSLKACKLSAKPSETTCTKSPSDYPSPNYEYTEMKILAPVAGDDQPGNHSWKKRTRKNCQEPGEEKGGTVEKLQGSKGIAIENAAEITQKRSKRKETDVPIIMGLECTKVRSSRTKRSRQIDNESLEPIGDLKQIDAAIDSRQETKQSGDSSQKKKRGRPARKPISTPTDMGPNGDPSKDESACPVELAIMVNEDGKEQLEVQMGHTRKRGRTRKMPVTKLSNEKTGQSLFQQHEKHYIKRGKRQTESVNIESQAQGSVDTSGVKTAESNRIASDGDEVLAEYNKLDDQPLAKWFEEMQSPTSVDGSRVAPACDTMQCAEMREKQDMPIQTPVSGIPTTQTETQSLPFIKDSDVWSIFETMAIFQKFPQKPHFRPLELCKESKREGLAIGCMVTFSSIAEKTCRLHFDDPRSAIEEKLETLSDLEKHGFEVQPVRDHLTVVLLMKDKKEKLEAQAADIGNQIIAHNTDREKIEREIEENNKQIAELQYKNSVAISRKEVMDREIDGLRSQLEDIQADLKKCT, from the exons ATGGGTCAAAGGGAAATGGGTCCGACCCGGCAAGCAG GCTCATTGATGTTTAGTGTGGGAGAGAATGTGGAAGTATCATTTGATAGTGATGATCGCCGTGATGCTTGGTTTCCTTCAACTGTCCTTGAACATTGTGGAAATAACTCTTTTTTGGTGGAGATCTATCGGCGAGCCTCCGACAAGAAGGCGATTGTTGAGAAAGTAATAGTTGATTCATTCCATATCCGGCCTATTCCACCGCTTATTGTAAACAAATTCAGCTTGCTGGAAAAAGTGGATGCCCTTTATGATTATGGCTGGTGGAGTGGCGTCATCACACGGGAGCTTGATGATAGTAGGTATATTGTCTTTTTTAAGCACACAAACAAGGAGATGGAGTTGAACGACTCGGATTTGAGACCTCACATGGATTGGAAAGATGGTCAATGGTTTACTAACGCTCGG GAAGTTTCAATTCCTTCAGATTCTCAGACCAAGGGGAGCAATAACTGCAATGACACTTGTATTTTACAAAAAAATGTTCCACTTGGAAAATCAACCACTATGAATGATATCTCTGGGGAAAGAACTCGACATTCTGTTAAGTCTATAGAGGATCCTAATGAGAAACCTTCAACTGATGATATTTCACTGGAGAAGTCATCGCCGAAGGTCCTTTCCAGTTGTAATGCTGCTTCTTTGCCGGCCCAAGAGCTTCCCAAAGAGGGAACTGAAACTCCAAAAACGTCACTTAAAGCATGTAAACTTAGTGCTAAGCCTTctgaaacaacctgtacaaagAGTCCCTCTGATTATCCCAGCCCAAATTATGAATATACTGAAATGAAGATTTTAGCACCTGTAGCTGGAGATGACCAGCCTGGTAATCACTCTTGGAAGAAAAGAACT AGGAAGAACTGCCAGGAACCTGGTGAAGAAAAGGGTGGGACAGTTGAGAAGTTGCAAG GTAGCAAGGGAATTGCAATAGAAAATGCTGCTGAAATTACTCAAAAACGCTCTAAACGCAAAGAAACTGATGTTCCTATCATCATGGGGCTGGAGTGTACTAAAGTCAGGAGCTCTAGGACAAAAAGATCTCGTCAGATTGATAATGAATCTTTGGAGCCTATTGGGGATCTGAAGCAGATTGATGCTGCCATAGACAGTAGACAG GAGACCAAACAATCAGGTGACAGCAGTcagaagaaaaaaaggggaagGCCAGCGAGGAAACCAATTTCAACCCCAACAG ATATGGGACCAAATGGAGATCCTTCAAAAGATGAGAGCGCATGTCCTGTCGAGCTAGCAATTATGGTAAATGAAGATGGTAAGGAGCAACTAGAGGTTCAAATGGGGCACACTCGAAAAAGAGGCAGGACAAGGAAGATGCCCGTAACAAAATTGTCAAATGAGAAAACAGGTCAGTCTTTGTTCCAGCAGCATGAGAAGCATTATATAAAGCGTGGAAAGCGACAGACAGAAAGTGTAAATATTGAATCTCAAGCTCAAG GTTCTGTTGACACTTCTGGAGTGAAAACTGCTGAATCAAACAGGATTGCAAGCGATGGTGATGAAGTTCTTGCTGAATACAACAAATTAGATGATCAACCCCTCGCAAAGTGGTTTGAAGAAATGCAGTCTCCAACTTCTGTTGATGGATCAA GAGTTGCACCTGCATGTGATACGATGCAATGTGCTGAGATGAGGGAGAAACAAGACATGCCCATCCAAACTCCTGTCAGCGGGATCCCAACCACCCAAACTGAAACACAGAGCTTGCCTTTTATAAAGGATTCAGATGTTTGGTCAATATTTGAAACCATGGCTATTTTCCAGAAATTTCCTCAGAAGCCACATTTCCGTCCATTGGAACTCTGCAAAGAGAGTAAACGCGAAGGACTAGCTATAGGTTGTATGGTAACTTTTTCAAGCATTGCAGAGAAGACTTGTAGATTGCACTTTGACGACCCCAGAAGCGCCATTGAAGAAAAACTGGAGACTCTCAGCGACTTGGAAAAGCATGGATTTGAAGTGCAGCCTGTAAGAGATCATTTAACTGTGGTGTTGTTGATGAAAGATAAGAAGGAAAAGCTTGAAGCACAGGCTGCAGATATCGGTAATCAGATTATCGCCCATAATACAGACAGAGAAAAAATTGAACGAGAGATTGAAGAGAACAACAAACAAATAGCAGAATTACAGTATAAAAATTCCGTGGCTATTTCAAGGAAGGAGGTTATGGATCGTGAAATTGATGGTTTGAGGTCTCAGTTGGAGGATATTCAAGCAGACCTGAAGAAATGCACGTAA